The segment TGCCCAAAAGGCGATCTATGCCGCCGATGTGGTGCTGATTCCAGCCCGCCACGACAATCTTCACTCTCTCCAAAATGCCAGCACAGCAATTGCCCAATTTATTCCACAAATACGAGGGGAACGACATAAGTTTGACGAGTCTGGCCCTGTTGTGCTGCCTATTTTTATGAACAACACACCCACAAGGCCTGCACCTTTTCAAATTGACTTGATGCATAACGCTATTAAAAGAATAATTGTTAAATCCAGAAGGGAGATGGGTCTTGACCTGACTCCCTACTTCTATCCTAAGTATCGCCAGGGTCAAAGGAATTTGGACATGGTCAGTGTTCCCTATATGGCGTTTATTCCTAGGGCTGACTTCATGCACATGCCCGCCGCTTTTGCGTTCAAGCCTGCCCGTGAGCAATACCAAAACCTTGTTAAGGAGTATTTTCTCTAATGAGCTTTTCAGATGTTGGCAACCTGATGTGCCTGCCCTTCGATGAAATTGAGCCGGGTGAGCCTACCGATGTGCATGAATACCTGATTCAAGCGGCGGCTAACCAGCTAGGGCCAGAGGGGCGAAACTGGATTCCGGTGATTGTTAAAGAAACTGCCCCTGACCAATATCAGGTGATTGGCAATAGTTTTGTTTATGCTGTGGCGGCTGAAGCTGGGCTGGCTGAGGTCTGGTGCATTATTGCCGACGACTTGCCCGAAACTGCGGCAATTTCTCGATCGCTGGCACAAGAAGTTCTGCCTAAAACCAACCTTTCTACCGCCAGTCGCGAGGAAATTTCTGCGGCGGTAGACTATGTGCTGCACCAGCCTGCTACGCCCTTGAAGGGGGTCAGCCACGCTTCTCTAGTAGCTCGTCTCGATGAAGCCCCCCGGCAGTATTGGAAAAACTTGCAGCCAATTACGAAACTAGGCTGCCGGATCACGGGCGGTAAAAAACTCAAGGCGCTGGAAGAAGTGTTTTATCTGACGCCAGAGCCGATGCCAGAGGTGATTACAGACCGCAAGATTCTAGAGACGCTGACCACGCAGCAGCTCAAAGACATGGCTAAAAAGCGCGATGTCAAAGGTCTATCTAAGCTCAAAAAAGCTGATTTGGTGGAGCTGTTAGCCGCTTGAGGTCATAGGCAAGCAACATTCTCCCCGGTGATTGGGCGGTGCCTACCTGGCTTGAGCTAGCTGCGGCTGTAGGCCAGCGGTTGATTTAA is part of the Nodosilinea sp. PGN35 genome and harbors:
- a CDS encoding Rho termination factor N-terminal domain-containing protein; the encoded protein is MSFSDVGNLMCLPFDEIEPGEPTDVHEYLIQAAANQLGPEGRNWIPVIVKETAPDQYQVIGNSFVYAVAAEAGLAEVWCIIADDLPETAAISRSLAQEVLPKTNLSTASREEISAAVDYVLHQPATPLKGVSHASLVARLDEAPRQYWKNLQPITKLGCRITGGKKLKALEEVFYLTPEPMPEVITDRKILETLTTQQLKDMAKKRDVKGLSKLKKADLVELLAA